One window from the genome of Lutra lutra chromosome X, mLutLut1.2, whole genome shotgun sequence encodes:
- the DYNLT3 gene encoding dynein light chain Tctex-type 3, whose amino-acid sequence MEDYHRHCDEVGFNADEAHNIVKECIDGVLGGEDYNQNNINQWTASIVEQSLTHLVKLGKAYKYIVTCAVVQRSAYGFHTASSCFWDTTSDGTCTVRWENRTMNCIVNVFAIAIVL is encoded by the exons GTTGGATTCAACGCTGATGAAGCACACAATATTGTTAAAGAG TGTATAGATGGGGTCTTGGGTGGTGAAGATTATAACCAGAACAACATCAACCAGTGGACCGCAAGCATAGTGGAGCAATCCTTGACACATTTGGTTAAGTTGGGAAAAGCTTATAAATATATTG TGACCTGTGCAGTGGTCCAGAGGAGTGCCTATGGCTTTCACACAGCCAGTTCATGTTTTTGGGATACTACATCTGACG gaACCTGTACCGTAAGATGGGAGAACCGAACCATGAACTGTATTGTCAATGTTTTCGCTATTGCTATTGTCCTGTAA